From Archaeoglobus sulfaticallidus PM70-1:
ACAACAATCCATCCTTTCTCCGAGCTTTCTGGAATAATCAGCACTATTCAGCTTTCCAGATATTTCGGAAAGTAACTTTCAGGATGTGCATTGGCTCCGATACATCAGCGTATGTGATCTATATGAACCCACCAAAACCTTCAAATATTCAACGGCATACCATAAAACTGGAATTTCTTCTGGGCCCGTAGCCTAGCATGGATAAGGCGACGGCCTCCTAAGCCGTAGATCGCGGGTTCAAATCCCGCCGGGTCCGCTTAATTTACAATTCAATACATTTTTTGGGTTTTTTAGAAATAACAGCAACGCTATGAAAGTATTACACAACTCAAATTCAGCAGGCTAGATTATGCTCAAATATGATTGCTGAACGGCCTACCAAATGTTTTCAAAAGTTGCGAAAAATCTAACAAAATTAATTATTACCATTTTCAGATAATTTAAAAATTTTTTCCCTATTTGAACCAATAACTTTATTCTTTGAAAATTTTTAAATACTTTATCGATGACTGATAATAGGTGATAGCATGTTATTGGATTTTATCTTGACTGAAGAGCAGAAAGACATAAAAGAGGCTGCAAGAGAGTTTGCAGAAAAAGAGATCGCACCAGTAGCTGAGGAATACGATTTGAAAGAAGAATTCCCATGGGATGTTTATAAAAAGGCAGTAAAACTCGGATTCATCGGTATGGGAATACCGGAGAAGTATGGCGGACAGGGCTTGAAGATGCTCGATGCCTGTTTGGTGGTCGAAGAGTTCTTCAGAGTTGATGCTGGAATTGGAATGATTCTCGCATCCACATTCGGATCCGAAATGCTTCTCTACTTCGGAACAGAGGAGCAGAAGCAGAAGTACCTCCCACCACTGTGCGAGGGGAAGGCAATTTGTGGAGCAGCATTTACCGAGCCGGGAGCCGGAAGTGATGTTGCTGGTATAAAACTGAAGGCTGAGAAGGATGGTGATGAGTGGGTTCTTAACGGTACTAAAACATTCATAACAAACGGAACCATCGCGGACTGGTTCGTTGTTCTTGCCAGAACGGATCCGAATGCAAAGAAAAGGCATGAGGGAATGAGTGTTTTCATTGTTGAGGCAGACAGCGAGGGCTTAGAGAGGACAAAGATCAAGAACAAGCTCGGTATAAGGTCTAGCGATACTGCAGAACTTAACTTCAAGAATGTCAGGGTTCCGGCAGAGAACCTCGTCGGGCAGGAGGGCAACGGTTTCGCTCAGGCTATGATGTTCTTCAACACCACGAGGATCCCAGTTGCATTTCAGGCTGTGGGTATCGCACAGGGAGCGTTCGAGCTTGCCTTTGAGTACTCAAAGAACAGAGAGATTTTCGGAAGGAAGCTCAAGGACTTCCAGCTCACACAGGACAAGTTTGCCAGAATGAGAACCGAAATCGAGGCTGCAAGGTTGCTTGCGGTTCAGGCAGCCATGCAGGCAGACACCGGAATGCCAGATCCTGGCCTGACTGCGATGGCGAAGTACTACTGCGGCAAGACTGCCGTGAAGGTGTGTGATGAGGCACTCCAGATATTCGGCGGATACGGATATATCGGAGAATATCCGATTTCAAGATACTACAGGCATGCAAAGATAACAGAGTTATATGAAGGAACCAAGGAGGTCGAGAAGGAAGTTATCGCAAGATCACTTTACGGAAAGGTTCCATCACAGATTGCCGTATTGAGAAAGCCACCATACTAATTTTTATTTTTTAAGGTCCTAAGTTGTAAAAAATTAAAAATGTAAATGAGGGGGTGTTTTAAATGGCTGAGGCAAAGGAATTGGTTAAAAAACTTGTTGAGCTTGGAAACCAGTCCGATGAGATAAAAAATGAGATGAAGGGTTGGGGTGGAGTCGTGCAGTTCGATATAGACGGTGAGAAGTTCTATATAAAATACAACGACGACGGCACCGCAGAATTCGTTGAAGGAGAGGCCAACTCTCCGAATTTCACGGTCATAGCGAGTGATGAGTACTGGGTCAAGGTAATGAAGGGTGAGGAAGACCCAATAATGGGATTCATGACAGGTAAATACAAGATACAGGGCAACATAATGGAGTCCCAGAAGCTCGCTGGAGTTATGAAAAAGGTCAAGCTCTAAAACCCTTTAATTTTTCTTTTGGGAAAACTTAAATAACCATTCAAAATTTTTCTGCTGGGGTGATACAATGACAGAGCATGTGGTCTTTGTTGGCAACAAGCCTGTAATGAACTACGTCCTCGCCACAATAACCCAGTTCAACGAGGGAGTGGACAAGGTAGTTATAAAGGCGAGGGGGAGAGCGATAAGCAGGGCTGTAGATGTGGCAGAAATCGTGAGAAACAGATTCCTGCCGAATGTAAAAGTAGAGGACATCCAGATCGGCACAGAAGAGCTGGATTCAACCCAGGGCAAGCCATTAAATGTCTCCACGATAGAGATTTACCTCAGCAAATAACCTTATTTTTTATTTCTCAATAATTTCTCTGGCTACAATATCCTCACATTCTATTTTCCTGGCAGTTATGCTCTCAGCCACAATCTTTTTTGCACTGATTCTTTGCTTAGCCCTGATGTAGTCTTCTGAGAAAATCTCGTCTGCAAGAATGCTTGAAATTTCGGACACAACAGCCTTGGCCTTTATCCGCTTGGAGATTATCGATTTTGTTGCCTGAATTATCCCGCCCTCAATCTCATCCGCCTCGATCGACCATCCAGCGGATACCTTATCTGCATGAATTTTCCTCGCTTTTATGTATCCTCCAGCCTTTATCGATTTAGCTGTGATGTAGCTCCCAGACCGCAGGTGTTTCGAGACATCTATGTAGCTTTCAGCCCGAATAAACGATTCAGCCTCTATAGACTTCCCCTTGATGTATCCCTCAGCCTTTATGAATCCCTTAACCTTGCATGGCTGGGTGAATTCGATGTCGCCATCATAACTCAGGTTTCCGTCGATGACTTTCCTACTCTCAACCAACATGTCCATCATTCAATCTCGATAATAAAAAAGATTTCCGTTTCCGGATACCTCAGATGGCTAACGAACTCCCTGCTCAGGTCTCTGGCAGCTTTATTCGCCTTAACCAGCAGGGTTCTCCCACAGACAAAAGAGCTTTTTCTGACTACTATATCTGTCGGATGATCAAAGGTTAGCTTTTCGCTTCCAAATCCAAATAATTCCTCTTTCAGACCATAATCAGGCAATTCAAGAGTTATTTTGCATTTCAAACCTTCCTTGAGCCTTTCCTTCAACCCGGAAGACAGTTCAGATATGCTCTTGTCAGCATCCACTCCAACTATGCAGTCTCCCCTTAAAGACAGCTCTCTATCCTTTGTTACCTCAAGAGTTGTTCTGTGGGTTGCTCTGATGTTCTCATGTCCTCTTGCCACGATAACCTCCCTCATATGCATAACCATCAACTCTGCTTCCACCTCTCGTCCTTCCCACAAACATGGCTGTATTCACAATCGAAGCACGCATACCTCTTCCATATTTTCAGGATCTCATCAAGTTTGCTCTCAACTTCCGCCCATCCAACCCTATCTCCGGGCTTTACCTTAAGCAGGTTCATAGCAAGGAGGTCGAGTTCCATGATGTCCTCCTCGCCTTTGTTGCATATGCCGTCCTCAAGATTTGGGCATGCGATGCAGACATCGTCAGCCCCTACAACAATCTCGATCTCCTGTTTCCTGACATTTTCAAGAAAGCTTTTCAAATTATCTACGAATTCCTCAGTGTAACCCTCTCCCTTGAAGAAGTGCAAGCATATCAGGTGATGACCTCTCGCCCTCATCAACAGAACATGAGGCAGTCTGTTTTTATCTTTGCCGCCTTAAAGTTTTTCCAGAAAAGTTTAGAGAAGTTTCTTAAAAATGAAAAAATTAAAGCGGGACTATTTCTCCCCCATATACTTCGTTCAGAACCTGGGCGAGGGCTGCATATATCGCAGACAGTCCGCAAACAATCCCTTCAAATCCTGCAAGCTGTTTTATGAATGTGCTGCCCGTCGCATCGCCTATGGCCAGCATGAAGAACAGAATTGTCAGTGTAAGGAACACGAACTGGAGTGCCCTGTTTATCCTCAAGGTCGCTATGAAAAGCACAGCAGTGAACAATCCCCACATCGAGAAATACGCGACCATCGCTATGTTCTCTGGTGGGGATGTCAGACCCATAGAGGGCATTAAGATCAGCGTAACAAGGGTCAGCCAGAAGAGACCGTAGGATGTAAAGGCTGTGGCTCCAAAGGTGTTGTTCTTCCTCCACTCCATTATTCCGGCAATTATCTGTGCAAGACCTCCATAGAATATGCCCATCGCAAGGATCATGGCTCCCAGCTTGTAAATCCCGGCATTATGTATGTTCAGCAAAACAGTGGTCATACCAAACCCCATCAATCCAAGTGGAGCTGGATTCGCTGTGGAATCCAAAATTTTGACAACATTCGATTTCTCAAGCTCTATCATATTTTACACCCCTACATTACCCAAAATACACCTCACCGCTTGCAGCCTTTCTTACAAAGTCAACAGCCTCTGGATTGGCGAGGGTTGTTATGTCTCCGGGATCCTTGCCGAGCATTACTGCTCTGCAGACTCTCCGCATGATCTTGCCGCTTCTTGTTTTGGGGAGGTCCGGGACGAAGTAGATCTCATCGGGCCTTGCTATCTTGCCTATCTCCTTGGCGACATGCTGCTTGAGGTCGTCAATGAGTTGTTCGCTTGGCTCGATGCCTGACTTCAGGACAACGAAAGCCACTATGGCTTCTCCCTTAACCTCATGGGGTTTGCCGACAACCGCAGCCTCGCTGACTGCAGGATGGCTAACAAGGGCTGACTCCACTTCAGAGTTGCCTATCCTGTGGCCGGAAACATTCAGGACATCATCGAGCCTGCCCTGTATCCAGAAGTAACCCTCGCTATCGACTCTTGCAGCATCTCCCGTGAAGTAGATGTTTGGATAGGCGCTCCAGTAGGTGTTGATGTAACGCTCCTCAGCCCTCCATAAACCGCGAAGCATAGCCGGCCATGGCTTCTTTATCACGAGGTACCCACCAGCATTCCTGCCGTGGAGGGAGTTTCCTTCAGGATCGAAGACATCTGCATCTATTCCCGGGAAGGGCTTGGTTGCCGATCCTGGCTTGAGAGGAGTTATTGGTAATGGGGAGATCATCTGCATGCCGGTTTCGGTCTGCCACCATGTGTCCATTATCTGACACTGCTCGTTGCCAATGTACTTGTAGTACCAGACCCAGGCTTCGGGGTTTATTGGCTCTCCAACAGTGCCGAGCAGTCTGAGGGTTGAGAGGTCGTGGTTTTGTGGATACTTCTCGCCCAAACGCATGAACATCCTGATGGCTGTTGGGGCTGTGTAGAACACTGTGACACCATACCGCTCTATTATTTCCCACCATCTTGCCGGGGTTGGGTGAGTGGGGGCGCCTTCGTACATAACGGAGGTTGCTCCCAGAATCAGGGGGGCATAAACGATGTAGCTGTGCCCGGTGATCCAGCCTATGTCTGCTGAGCACCACCAGATATCATCTTCTTTGATATCGAAGATGAAGTGTAGGGTTGATGCGGTTCCAACGGCATAGCCTCCATGTGCGTGGATAACACCTTTGGGCTTTCCTGTCGTGCCAGAGGTGTAGAGGATGAAGAGGGTGTCGTTTGCGTCCATAATCTCTGTTTCGCACTTTCTCGAGCCAAGTACATCCTGCCACCAGTGGTCTCTTCCTTCTTTCATTGGCGGGTTGATGTTGGTTCTGTCGTAGACGATGACATTCTCGATTGTTGTTTGATCGAGGATTTGGTCTGCTCTGCTCTTCAGCTCGATTACCTTGCCACCTCTGTAGAAGCCGTCTGCTGTGATCAGGAGCTTGGCCTCTGCATCCTGTATTCTGTCGAGGAGTGCCTTCTCGCTGAAACCCGAGAAGACTACAGAGTGGATCGCTCCGATTTTAGCGCATGCCAGCATTGCTATTGGCAGCTCGGGGATCATGGGGAGCCAGATCGTCACTCTGTCTCCCTTGCGAATACCCAGATCTTTGAGGGCGTTTGCGAACCTGTTGACCTCTCTGTAGAGGTCGTGGTAGGTTAGCTTTCTTATGTCCCCGGGCTCGCCCTCCCAGATGTATGCCAGCTTGTTTTTTCTGAGCTTCGCCTGCTTGTCAAGGGCATCGTGCACGATGTTGTACTTGGCGTTGATGAACCACTTTGCGTATGGAGGGTTCCACTCCAGGACTTGGGTGTAGGGCTCATACCATTCGATGCTGACCTCTCTGGCCATCTCGCTCCAGAACCACTCAATGTTCTGTGCTTTCCTGAGGAGTTCGTCGTAGGTGGGGATGTCGTGTTCGTCCATGAACCTCTTTACATTAGAGTTTTCTACAAGTTCTTCAGGAGGGTAGAAGGTTCTACCCTCCTGAAGCAGGCTGGCTATTGTTTCCTGGGTTTCTTTCATGATTTATCACCGTATAAATCTAAAGTCTTTAAGTATAAAACTTTTATTATGATTTAATATTAATAATGTTTAAAATGTTAAATCGTTATTAAATCTGTGAAAACTGCTGTACTTTTTTGCGTAATTGTTGGGCACGATACAGCATTGGATATTAATCTACGATTAATTATTGACAAAATTCCATGCAAACCCCCACATTTATTAAAAAAGGAGTATTCATGAACAAAAAAGTTAAAATAGATAATGAACTTTCAGTGTTTGTGGTTGACAGATTAAGCATTTCAATTGATTCTGAAACAAGAGAAAAGCTGGATATTCTGTGCAAAAAGAAAGAGAAGAGCAAGAGTGAACTGATAAGAGACCTGATAGACTTTGGATATGAGCTTGCCAAGTCAGAGGTGGATATGGAGACGATAAAGGTATGGATAGACTATCTTGCTAAGAGGCAGCATATGATTCTGGATATTGAGCACTGGAGGGTTATTTTTTCTGAGATTGAGAAGATTGAGGATCATAATTTCTGGGGGCATATGGAGGAGATCGGATTAAGTCATTCTTTCCAGTACAAGATGAAAGGGTTGGATAGCATAGAGAAGATACTGAGGTATGTGGAGAAGGCTAACTGGTATGAGATAAAGGAAGAACGGGATGGAGTATATACGCTGATTCTTAACGATCCTAAAATTAAAAGGTTTGTGAAGGTGTTTCTGGAGAAGGTTTTCGAGGGGCAGGGGATTAAGGCGAGGATTAATGAGGGGTTTGGGAAGTTGATAATCTCGCAGCGCTCACAGTAATCACAGTAATTCGTTCAGCCTGACCAATACCCTTACAGCCTTCTCGATATCTTCCAACTTAACCTTTTCCCGCTCGGTGTGACAGTATTTCAGATCTCCGGGGCCCCATACTACGACATCCGCCTTTCGCTTGAGATTTAAGGCATCAGTCCACGATGGCATGAAGGTGTGCCTCACTTCAAATCCGCAATCGCTGATTGCCCTCTCGAGAATTGTTGCAACCTCTCCAGAGTAGAATCCATCAATAGCATCTTCAACGATAACATTCCCGTATTTCCCGGCTATGCTCTTTATAACCTCAATAGAGCTATTAACATCCGATTCCGGGCTTAGCAAAACATCGAACTTGATTCTGCACAAATCAGGTATTATGTATTCATCTCCTCCACCCTCTATTTTTAAGGGAGATATTGTGAAATTCTTTTTAAGCTCGATCATCAGTTCAAAGGCCTTTTCTATCGCATTCTCTCCGGCTTCGGGGATTGAAGCATGAGATTTTCTTCCATATATCTCTACAACCAGATCTATGCTCCCATAGTGCGTGGAAGCTATATGCATTGATGTGGGCTCCATAATTACTGCCATCCCTCCATCCCAGTCCTTTGCAAAACTTTTGGATCCTTTTCCACCCTCCTCCTCATCACAGAAAAAGGCGAGGCAGTAGTCCACACTCTCTGCTGCTTTCAGCATCGCCGCGATACTGGCTTTTGCATCGCAGACACCAGTGCCATAAGCATAAACACCATCAAAATCGAATTCTCTTTTTACTCTAACTGTGTCGAGATGTGTTGAGACCAGAAAGTTGCTGTCAGTATTGATGGCCACATAATCCTCACAGTCCGAAACATCGTATCCCAATTTTTCCAGATAGTTTTTAACAAAGCTTTTTATCTCCTCCTCGTTTCCACTGGGAGATTCAATCTGAACAAGTTTTTTTAGCAACGATAGAACCATAATAGCTTTTAAGGTGGGACAGTTAAAATCTTTATTGATGGAAGATTTTATTGATGGATGTACGATACGAAAAGTTGACAGAAGTGACCTCGAAGCTTTCGTTAACATCTACATCGAAGCTTATCGAGGACTTGAAGAGTACGCATACACAAAGAGGAAGGAGATAAAGAACTACTTCAAATGGCTCAGAAACAGAGATGAAGATGGATTCATGGTTCTTGAGGGTGATGAGATTATAGGATTTGTTGCATGCGATACGAACTGGGTTAGCATTTTCGATAGGCTTAAGGTTGGAGAGATACATGAACTCGTGCTACACCCAGAGTACAGGAATAAGGGTTTTGGTAGCTTTTTGCTCAACAAAGCTGTTGAATATGCAAAAAGCAAAGATAGAAAACTCGCAGAACTGTGGGTTGGGGAGAAGAACTACAGAGCGCGGAAGTTCTACATGAAAAATGGGTTTAATGAAAAAGGAAAGTGGGGTATCTGGATCAGGATGGTAAAAAAGATTTAGCTACTTAACTTCATATGTTCCGAGTCTTTTCTGCGAGTAGCTCACCAGTCTGCTGAGCGGGATTGTCATCATCAGGTAGAACAAAGCCACGCCAAGAAACGGTGTCCATGCATTGAAAGTTGTGTTTACGATCTGCCTTCCAACCCTCGTCAGCTCAACGATGGATATCACGGAGAGAAGCGATGAGTCCTTCAGTAAAGCTATGAACTCGTTCCCAAGTGCTGGAAGTATGTTTCTGAACGCCTGCGGAAATATCACATATCTCATGGCCTGCAGATAGCTCATCCCAAGCGATCTCGCTGCCTCCATCTGTCCGATAGGTATCGATTCTATTCCTGCCCTAACTATTTCCGCAATATACGCCCCACTGCAAACACTCAAGGCAATAATTCCCGCTGGCTCTGGCTCAAGGTTTATGCCAATTGCTGGAAGGCCAAAGTAGATTATGAGGATCTGCACTAGCAAGGGTGTTCCTCTGATCACCTCAACATAGAATGTTGATACCGCAAAGGGTATTGGGTTCTTTGATACCCTGCCAAGCCCTGCAATCGTGCCTATAATCAGCCCGAAGAGTATTGAAACGAGTGTGAGCTTCAGTGTTACAAAGGCTCCAAAGGCTAAATCCGGGAGGATCCTTATGAACAGATCGATGTCAAACTGACCTATCCCTGC
This genomic window contains:
- a CDS encoding acyl-CoA dehydrogenase family protein produces the protein MLLDFILTEEQKDIKEAAREFAEKEIAPVAEEYDLKEEFPWDVYKKAVKLGFIGMGIPEKYGGQGLKMLDACLVVEEFFRVDAGIGMILASTFGSEMLLYFGTEEQKQKYLPPLCEGKAICGAAFTEPGAGSDVAGIKLKAEKDGDEWVLNGTKTFITNGTIADWFVVLARTDPNAKKRHEGMSVFIVEADSEGLERTKIKNKLGIRSSDTAELNFKNVRVPAENLVGQEGNGFAQAMMFFNTTRIPVAFQAVGIAQGAFELAFEYSKNREIFGRKLKDFQLTQDKFARMRTEIEAARLLAVQAAMQADTGMPDPGLTAMAKYYCGKTAVKVCDEALQIFGGYGYIGEYPISRYYRHAKITELYEGTKEVEKEVIARSLYGKVPSQIAVLRKPPY
- a CDS encoding SCP2 sterol-binding domain-containing protein, with protein sequence MAEAKELVKKLVELGNQSDEIKNEMKGWGGVVQFDIDGEKFYIKYNDDGTAEFVEGEANSPNFTVIASDEYWVKVMKGEEDPIMGFMTGKYKIQGNIMESQKLAGVMKKVKL
- the albA gene encoding DNA-binding protein Alba gives rise to the protein MTEHVVFVGNKPVMNYVLATITQFNEGVDKVVIKARGRAISRAVDVAEIVRNRFLPNVKVEDIQIGTEELDSTQGKPLNVSTIEIYLSK
- a CDS encoding DUF371 domain-containing protein, whose product is MVMHMREVIVARGHENIRATHRTTLEVTKDRELSLRGDCIVGVDADKSISELSSGLKERLKEGLKCKITLELPDYGLKEELFGFGSEKLTFDHPTDIVVRKSSFVCGRTLLVKANKAARDLSREFVSHLRYPETEIFFIIEIE
- a CDS encoding DUF1284 domain-containing protein, which gives rise to MRARGHHLICLHFFKGEGYTEEFVDNLKSFLENVRKQEIEIVVGADDVCIACPNLEDGICNKGEEDIMELDLLAMNLLKVKPGDRVGWAEVESKLDEILKIWKRYACFDCEYSHVCGKDERWKQS
- a CDS encoding acetate uptake transporter, whose amino-acid sequence is MIELEKSNVVKILDSTANPAPLGLMGFGMTTVLLNIHNAGIYKLGAMILAMGIFYGGLAQIIAGIMEWRKNNTFGATAFTSYGLFWLTLVTLILMPSMGLTSPPENIAMVAYFSMWGLFTAVLFIATLRINRALQFVFLTLTILFFMLAIGDATGSTFIKQLAGFEGIVCGLSAIYAALAQVLNEVYGGEIVPL
- the acs gene encoding acetate--CoA ligase, with amino-acid sequence MKETQETIASLLQEGRTFYPPEELVENSNVKRFMDEHDIPTYDELLRKAQNIEWFWSEMAREVSIEWYEPYTQVLEWNPPYAKWFINAKYNIVHDALDKQAKLRKNKLAYIWEGEPGDIRKLTYHDLYREVNRFANALKDLGIRKGDRVTIWLPMIPELPIAMLACAKIGAIHSVVFSGFSEKALLDRIQDAEAKLLITADGFYRGGKVIELKSRADQILDQTTIENVIVYDRTNINPPMKEGRDHWWQDVLGSRKCETEIMDANDTLFILYTSGTTGKPKGVIHAHGGYAVGTASTLHFIFDIKEDDIWWCSADIGWITGHSYIVYAPLILGATSVMYEGAPTHPTPARWWEIIERYGVTVFYTAPTAIRMFMRLGEKYPQNHDLSTLRLLGTVGEPINPEAWVWYYKYIGNEQCQIMDTWWQTETGMQMISPLPITPLKPGSATKPFPGIDADVFDPEGNSLHGRNAGGYLVIKKPWPAMLRGLWRAEERYINTYWSAYPNIYFTGDAARVDSEGYFWIQGRLDDVLNVSGHRIGNSEVESALVSHPAVSEAAVVGKPHEVKGEAIVAFVVLKSGIEPSEQLIDDLKQHVAKEIGKIARPDEIYFVPDLPKTRSGKIMRRVCRAVMLGKDPGDITTLANPEAVDFVRKAASGEVYFG
- a CDS encoding ribbon-helix-helix protein, CopG family codes for the protein MNKKVKIDNELSVFVVDRLSISIDSETREKLDILCKKKEKSKSELIRDLIDFGYELAKSEVDMETIKVWIDYLAKRQHMILDIEHWRVIFSEIEKIEDHNFWGHMEEIGLSHSFQYKMKGLDSIEKILRYVEKANWYEIKEERDGVYTLILNDPKIKRFVKVFLEKVFEGQGIKARINEGFGKLIISQRSQ
- a CDS encoding M20/M25/M40 family metallo-hydrolase, with translation MVLSLLKKLVQIESPSGNEEEIKSFVKNYLEKLGYDVSDCEDYVAINTDSNFLVSTHLDTVRVKREFDFDGVYAYGTGVCDAKASIAAMLKAAESVDYCLAFFCDEEEGGKGSKSFAKDWDGGMAVIMEPTSMHIASTHYGSIDLVVEIYGRKSHASIPEAGENAIEKAFELMIELKKNFTISPLKIEGGGDEYIIPDLCRIKFDVLLSPESDVNSSIEVIKSIAGKYGNVIVEDAIDGFYSGEVATILERAISDCGFEVRHTFMPSWTDALNLKRKADVVVWGPGDLKYCHTEREKVKLEDIEKAVRVLVRLNELL
- a CDS encoding GNAT family N-acetyltransferase is translated as MEDFIDGCTIRKVDRSDLEAFVNIYIEAYRGLEEYAYTKRKEIKNYFKWLRNRDEDGFMVLEGDEIIGFVACDTNWVSIFDRLKVGEIHELVLHPEYRNKGFGSFLLNKAVEYAKSKDRKLAELWVGEKNYRARKFYMKNGFNEKGKWGIWIRMVKKI
- a CDS encoding amino acid ABC transporter permease, encoding MAGIGQFDIDLFIRILPDLAFGAFVTLKLTLVSILFGLIIGTIAGLGRVSKNPIPFAVSTFYVEVIRGTPLLVQILIIYFGLPAIGINLEPEPAGIIALSVCSGAYIAEIVRAGIESIPIGQMEAARSLGMSYLQAMRYVIFPQAFRNILPALGNEFIALLKDSSLLSVISIVELTRVGRQIVNTTFNAWTPFLGVALFYLMMTIPLSRLVSYSQKRLGTYEVK